The proteins below are encoded in one region of Lactuca sativa cultivar Salinas chromosome 3, Lsat_Salinas_v11, whole genome shotgun sequence:
- the LOC111896741 gene encoding putative pentatricopeptide repeat-containing protein At3g25970: MRKKILVSVAPLIPTFTPTFLRNASTIPVFFPSQFDSYFQPNPRDTVYTCNRDIQRYMKLGSIDSALTLFDGMPIRDAVTWNLIISGHKHNGFSREALYFYTQMVSQGFIESSSTFSTVLGVFSDEGLYREGLQVHGRAIVLGLSLNVYVGTSLIDLYMNMGLVSFALRLFNDLPERNIATWNQLLRGFRVFGRSQKLELYYRMKSEGIVPNPLTFCYLIHGFGNERLINEGKELHSYAIKVGWAESEFFVSNALVDFYSACGILTDAKRSFQIIPTNDVISWNSLVSVYAYNGLASNALEIFSTMQTCGKKPSIRSFVSLLNLSSGSSNILLGKQVHCFVLKLGFDHGSIYIQSALIDMYGKYGEIESSVSIYENVPVKTLEVCNSLMTSFAKCGVVEDVIELFGLMVDEGIGFDEVSLSTTFNALSKSCFGSLTNCKLLHNCAVKSGFDHHPAVSCSLLSSYSKFGRVKSIGS; the protein is encoded by the coding sequence ATGCGGAAGAAAATTTTGGTCTCCGTTGCCCCACTCATCCCAACCTTCACTCCTACGTTTCTCAGAAACGCATCAACCATACCCGTTTTCTTTCCCTCCCAATTCGACTCTTACTTCCAACCCAATCCTCGGGACACAGTTTACACTTGTAACAGAGACATTCAGCGATATATGAAATTAGGATCGATTGATTCCGCACTTACACTGTTCGACGGAATGCCTATACGAGACGCAGTTACATGGAACTTGATTATTTCGGGACATAAGCATAATGGGTTTTCACGAGAAGCATTGTACTTCTACACTCAAATGGTTTCCCAAGGATTTATCGAGAGTTCATCTACATTTTCGACTGTTTTGGGTGTATTTAGCGATGAAGGGTTATACCGAGAAGGACTTCAAGTTCACGGCAGGGCGATCGTTCTTGGTTTGAGTTTGAATGTGTATGTGGGAACTTCATTGATTGATCTTTACATGAACATGGGTCTCGTCAGTTTTGCTTTGAGATTATTTAACGATCTACCAGAGAGGAACATCGCAACATGGAATCAGTTGCTGAGAGGTTTTCGTGTATTTGGAAGATCACAAAAGTTAGAATTGTATTATAGGATGAAAAGTGAAGGTATTGTGCCTAATCCACTCACCTTTTGTTATTTGATCCATGGATTTGGCAACGAAAGGTTGATTAATGAAGGAAAAGAACTCCATTCTTATGCAATTAAGGTGGGATGGGCTGAATCAGAATTCTTTGTTTCAAATGCTTTGGTGGATTTTTATAGTGCTTGTGGGATTCTAACGGATGCCAAAAGATCATTTCAAATCATTCCAACAAACGATGTGATTTCTTGGAATTCATTAGTTTCTGTATACGCATATAATGGGCTTGCAAGCAATGCTCTTGAAATCTTTTCTACAATGCAAACATGTGGGAAAAAACCATCAATTCGTTCATTTGTTAGCTTGTTGAATCTATCTAGTGGGAGTTCAAATATTCTCCTTGGGAAACAAGTTCATTGTTTTGTCTTGAAACTTGGGTTTGATCATGGTAGTATTTACATTCAATCTGCTTTAATCGATATGTATGGAAAATATGGTGAAATTGAAAGCTCGGTGTCAATTTACGAAAACGTCCCTGTAAAAACTCTCGAGGTATGCAATTCCTTGATGACATCATTTGCAAAGTGTGGTGTTGTTGAAGATGTGATTGAATTGTTTGGTTTGATGGTTGATGAAGGCATTGGGTTTGATGAAGTTAGTCTATCAACCACATTTAATGCATTGTCAAAGTCATGTTTTGGTAGCTTGACAAACTGTAAATTATTGCATAATTGTGCTGTGAAATCCGGTTTTGATCATCATCCTGCAGTATCCTGTTCTTTACTCAGTAGTTATTCCAAGTTTGGACGTGTTAAATCGATAGGAAGTTAA